gctcgtCTGGCTCGCCAGTGCATCTAAGAACGAGGAATAATTTGTATTGCGTTAAGTATGGGGTTCATGTATTTAGCGGCTCGTTTGGCTCGTCTGGCTCGGCAGTGGATCAAAGAACGAAGTAATTCCCACTGCCCAGCCAAACGAGCCGGCTCGTTTGGTCCATGGTTAAAAGTGGCCCTGCATTCTGTAGTTTAGCCAAGATGACAAAGAAAATAAGAACTAAAATCAATAGTAACTGTTGTATTATATTATCAACTTCAGTTATTCTggataaatgaaaataatatcaaTGTTATGTTCTTTCACCTTGATGGACAATCCATCATAAAGCCTTTGAAGTTCACTGGCCTCTAAATTTGTTTCTTTCACACAGCAGTAATAAATTCCACAAAGCTGTAAACCTGGATGAACACACATGAAATGTAAGAAACAGGAGCATTAGTGACGGAAAAGAAACTTGTAAACCAATAACCAAATTATGACACCATGACTTTACCAGTACATTGAGgttctgaccaatcagaacgcgcaaAGTAATTCTGAACTCTGTTCATTTATAATAATCAATATAAAGACAGATTTGTTTCTAACCATTTGGAATCAGACAGCACAATTCATCTTGCTCATTTTTCCAGTCTGGGATTGCTGGATAGCCATTTTTAGGCACTGTAATGAAACGTCTACAAGCTATACATCCAACAACATACACTTTGCTTTGCAGTGTTTCACCGTAAAGGTAAAACACAGAATTCACTTCTGTGTCTTCAGGGTTTTTCACGTTCTCGCGCAATCTCTGCAAAATACCAAGGAACATAAAAAAATGGCATGTATACTCTTATATCGTTTAAGGAAAATATTTGCGAGAAATGAACATTCGACGCAATGAAATCACCTGTTTTATTGACTTATCCACGAAAATCTGTAATTCACcatcggccattttttttttcagtttgtctATCCCCAGTCCTCCACGGCGAACGAAAGTGAATCGAGTAAACGTTGTTTACATTGTTTACATGTGGCATTACTTGTTTTCACTTCCACGAGCAAGCCAGCATGCAGGTTCTAGCTGGTGTCGACTTCTTCCTCGTTATCGAACAAACTCTGAGCGTTTGATTGCCTTATGTTTCAGATATCTGAAAGCAAAACACGTTGATAGCTTTCCAAGCAGTTTCTTCAATCGGTTTTTACTTTGTCACCGATATCGATACCCGGAAGAAAAAGAGCCTGTATTTATCTCATTCCTGGCATCTTGGTACATTAGACGGCCAATTATATCGGTTGATCACATTATCACGTTATCAAGGTGTGAATTTCTTAGCGATGATAAACCAGATTTAAAGCTGACGCGCATGATGGAGGAATTCACAGACGTTAATCAACGAGATGGTTTTCCAGCTGATTATGACGGTGTAAACGAAGAGCCACGGTCGGGTGAATCAGGAACTtttgtttctcaagttttaGACAGAGGGAGTGACAAAATCAATTCAAGCGAGACAAAAAATGACCATCCTGTAACAGATCATTTTCATGGGGAATCATTGAGTTTACATTGTCAGGCAGTCACCAGCACTGCCAATGATGTCAGTAGTTCGCTTGTTCACGAAGTTAAGAgtgaaagtgaaagtgaaatcACTGAACATCAGAACAGCTATGTCGAAAGCAGCTTTGATGACAAGGATGAAAATGATTCGTTTGGGCTTGGAACTCTCTTCTGCGAAAGCCAACAATGTAGAAATGATGACGTGGGGAAAGAAAGGCAACTACATCAGGGTAGCAACAAGGCTGGAGATATCGGCAATAGGAGGGAACTTTCTGGCGATGAATCTCTAGGATTAGAAAATCTTTTTGATGAGGACTTTCACCGCAAAGATGCTATGAGACCCAGAGCACCCAAACAAACATCCAAACAAAGCAAGAGAGCAAGGACGAAGCGGAAAAGAAAAGCTGGtgaaattgatgatgatgatgatgacaaggCTGTTGGAGGCAGTAAAAGTTTGAATAATGCTGACACACCTTCCttgaaaaagaaaccaaagaaGATTGTGCCAAACTATTTTGTTGCTATTCGCGTATCCAATCCCGACATTCATGCTGGTGTTAAGATTGTTCAAGACTCTCTTGTCACGCATAACAAGAGACTTAAAGATGCTCTTATTCCACTTGAAACTTTGCACCTGACACTTTTGGTTGTCCATCTGCAGGATGATGAACAAATTCTCAAAGCAGCAGGAATCATGAACCAGTGTCAAGCAAGTCTTGAACCTATTTTACGGAATGGTGCCTTGACGTTAACGTTCTCTGGCCTTGATCACTTTGGGCATCAAGTCCTTTTTGTGAAACTTGGTGGCGAAGAGGAACTTGTACTGCTCAACTCAGTTGTAAATATCATAAGGGAGACGTTTGAAAAGGAAGGAATCCCTTCAACAGATTCGCGAGATTTCATACCCCATCTCACTGTCATGAAATTAAGTCGAAGTCCAAAGTTAAGGAAGAAAGGTGTGAAAAAAATTCCAGTGGAGGGTTACACAAACTGGGTGAATTTTAAGTTTGGAGAAGATACTGTGAATGCTTTGTATTTGTGCTCAATGAATGATAAAAAAGATGAAGAGGGATTTTACAAAAGTGTTGCTTCATTGCACTTTCCATTAGATATTGGAGTGGAAGATCCATCTCAAGCCACAGACGACACTTTGAAAAATGATATCACCGAAACTCACTAAGCTTGAAACACTTAGAGCAAGCTCTTTTTGTTATGATGCAGTTTGCAATTCTACAGAGGATTGTAGCAGGTCAAGAGTTGTGAAGACTTTGCAACAAATTCATATGATTAAGACACAAAATTTTtataaataaaatcaaatttgcattaaaatatttttttttcgttctgaTGTAGATGTTGATTTTATTATTGAATTGGTAATGATAATAGGACAGTGAGTGGAGCAgtcaattcagggagtaatcacGCGAGTGATTTCAACATGTG
This genomic stretch from Acropora muricata isolate sample 2 chromosome 5, ASM3666990v1, whole genome shotgun sequence harbors:
- the LOC136916042 gene encoding A-kinase anchor protein 7 isoforms delta and gamma-like, translating into MWHYLFSLPRASQHAGSSWCRLLPRYRTNSERLIALCFRYLKAKHVDSFPSSFFNRFLLCHRYRYPEEKEPVFISFLASWYIRRPIISVDHIITLSRCEFLSDDKPDLKLTRMMEEFTDVNQRDGFPADYDGVNEEPRSGESGTFVSQVLDRGSDKINSSETKNDHPVTDHFHGESLSLHCQAVTSTANDVSSSLVHEVKSESESEITEHQNSYVESSFDDKDENDSFGLGTLFCESQQCRNDDVGKERQLHQGSNKAGDIGNRRELSGDESLGLENLFDEDFHRKDAMRPRAPKQTSKQSKRARTKRKRKAGEIDDDDDDKAVGGSKSLNNADTPSLKKKPKKIVPNYFVAIRVSNPDIHAGVKIVQDSLVTHNKRLKDALIPLETLHLTLLVVHLQDDEQILKAAGIMNQCQASLEPILRNGALTLTFSGLDHFGHQVLFVKLGGEEELVLLNSVVNIIRETFEKEGIPSTDSRDFIPHLTVMKLSRSPKLRKKGVKKIPVEGYTNWVNFKFGEDTVNALYLCSMNDKKDEEGFYKSVASLHFPLDIGVEDPSQATDDTLKNDITETH